The following proteins come from a genomic window of Corallococcus sp. NCRR:
- a CDS encoding NAD(P)/FAD-dependent oxidoreductase, with amino-acid sequence MAYRVNNIGLWLDEPEELLGQRAAEKLGVTRSDLASVRVVRSVLDARKKGSPRYIYTLEVELAPGRKAPRLPPDVSEAPPPPELPPRVKEPEKLPLIIGTGPAGLFCALGLLERGVRSILLERGKEVVTRRKDVAKLMRDGSLDRESNMNFGEGGAGAYTDGKLSTRINHPMVRKVIEAFAKYGAPDHILIEGKPHIGSDLLPGAVAKLRDELIAGGCQVHFEQRVDDLLYRDGRIAGVKMADGRTLESDRVILAPGNSARELYERFAADGRVSVEAKPFALGFRAEHPQSLINGIQYGAAAKHSKLPPADYKLAENLDVDGEVRGVYSFCMCPGGIVVPTPTEEGLQCTNGMSNSRRNAKFANAGIVVSVSVADFAREGFHGPLAGLEFQRYWEGEAYKLGGGRFFAPAQTIPDYLAGRVKKDPGDTSYRPGLAHTDLNTLFPERLTQSLKAALRTFDRKMKGFISDEGKLIGIESRTSSPVRITRGDDLQSVSMRGLYPVGEGCGYAGGIVSSAIDGLRAAEQIATELA; translated from the coding sequence ATGGCGTACCGGGTGAACAACATCGGGCTGTGGCTGGACGAGCCGGAGGAGCTGCTCGGCCAGCGCGCCGCGGAGAAGCTGGGGGTCACCCGGAGCGACCTCGCCTCCGTGCGGGTGGTGCGCTCGGTGCTGGATGCGCGCAAGAAGGGCAGCCCGCGTTACATCTACACGCTGGAGGTGGAGCTGGCCCCGGGCCGCAAGGCGCCGCGGCTGCCCCCGGACGTGAGCGAGGCGCCGCCGCCGCCGGAGCTGCCGCCGCGCGTGAAGGAGCCAGAGAAGCTGCCGCTCATCATCGGCACCGGACCCGCGGGGTTGTTCTGCGCGCTGGGCCTGCTGGAGCGCGGCGTGCGCAGCATCCTGCTGGAGCGCGGCAAGGAGGTGGTGACGCGCCGCAAGGACGTGGCGAAGCTCATGCGCGACGGGTCGCTCGACCGCGAGAGCAACATGAACTTCGGCGAGGGCGGCGCGGGCGCGTACACGGACGGCAAGCTGTCCACGCGCATCAACCACCCCATGGTGCGCAAGGTGATTGAAGCCTTCGCGAAGTACGGCGCGCCGGATCACATCCTCATCGAGGGCAAGCCGCACATCGGCTCCGACCTCCTGCCCGGCGCGGTGGCGAAGCTGCGCGACGAGCTCATCGCGGGCGGCTGCCAGGTGCACTTCGAGCAGCGCGTGGACGACCTGCTTTACCGCGACGGCCGCATCGCGGGCGTGAAGATGGCGGACGGGCGCACGCTGGAGAGCGACCGCGTCATCCTGGCGCCGGGCAACTCCGCGCGTGAACTGTACGAGCGCTTCGCCGCCGACGGCCGCGTGAGCGTGGAGGCCAAGCCCTTCGCGCTGGGCTTCCGCGCGGAGCACCCGCAGTCGCTCATCAACGGCATCCAGTACGGGGCCGCGGCGAAGCACTCCAAGCTGCCGCCCGCGGACTACAAGCTGGCGGAGAACCTGGACGTGGACGGCGAGGTGCGCGGCGTCTACTCGTTCTGCATGTGCCCCGGCGGCATCGTGGTGCCCACGCCCACGGAAGAGGGGCTGCAGTGCACCAACGGCATGAGCAACTCGCGGCGCAACGCGAAGTTCGCCAACGCGGGCATCGTCGTGTCGGTGTCCGTCGCGGACTTCGCGCGCGAGGGCTTCCACGGGCCGCTCGCGGGCCTGGAGTTCCAGCGGTACTGGGAGGGCGAGGCCTACAAGCTGGGCGGAGGCCGCTTCTTCGCGCCCGCGCAGACGATTCCGGACTACCTGGCCGGCCGCGTGAAGAAGGACCCGGGCGACACCAGCTACCGCCCGGGCCTGGCGCACACGGACCTGAACACGCTCTTCCCGGAGCGGCTGACGCAGTCGCTCAAGGCGGCGCTGCGCACCTTCGACCGGAAGATGAAGGGCTTCATCAGCGACGAGGGGAAGCTCATCGGCATCGAGAGCCGGACGTCCTCGCCGGTGCGAATCACCCGGGGTGACGACCTGCAGTCCGTGTCCATGCGCGGCCTGTACCCGGTGGGCGAGGGTTGCGGCTACGCGGGCGGTATCGTGTCCTCCGCCATTGATGGACTGCGCGCCGCTGAGCAGATTGCGACAGAGCTGGCTTGA
- a CDS encoding class I SAM-dependent rRNA methyltransferase, translating into MLSTYLSREAARKLRHGAPWLRREDIVSMEGEPQPGTPMQLKDEDGHVLGLGDVDLQASYAVRRLGLPDESVEGLIPRHVRHAFERRGRLVDDPRFCRIVNDDGDGLPGLIVDRYDQHFVVQTLTRSMDARLDEITRALGEVTGAGSVLLRNDTLRRKALGLPAQRPHVMYGTPPRWCRLLEMGARFTVDLTYGRGTGYSYDHRELRRFLSRTGNGDRVLDVACNVGGLFVHAGRHGAKHILAFDGNADAADLARENAEANGLLGRVTVEQGEPLAVLRALKDSFDLVLLDTLGVASEEDFIEQVRLAIRRTRHGGRLLVVGYHPPLALGSFTECVATACEQEARIAFRLVRMGLPPDHPAPVGSPGAEYLEAVALEVS; encoded by the coding sequence TTGCTCAGCACCTACCTGTCCCGAGAAGCCGCCCGCAAGCTTCGCCATGGCGCCCCCTGGCTGCGCCGCGAGGACATCGTCTCCATGGAGGGCGAGCCGCAGCCCGGCACGCCCATGCAGCTGAAGGACGAGGACGGGCATGTCCTGGGGCTGGGAGACGTGGACCTCCAGGCATCATACGCCGTGCGCCGCCTGGGCCTGCCGGACGAGTCCGTGGAGGGGCTCATCCCCCGCCACGTGCGCCACGCATTCGAGCGGCGCGGCCGGCTGGTGGACGACCCGCGCTTCTGCCGCATCGTCAACGATGACGGGGACGGGCTGCCGGGCCTCATCGTGGACCGGTATGATCAGCACTTCGTCGTCCAGACGCTCACCCGCTCCATGGACGCGCGGCTGGACGAGATCACCCGCGCGCTGGGAGAGGTGACGGGGGCGGGCTCGGTGCTCTTGCGCAACGACACGCTCCGGCGCAAGGCGCTGGGCCTGCCCGCGCAGCGCCCGCACGTGATGTACGGCACGCCGCCGCGCTGGTGCCGCCTCCTGGAGATGGGCGCGCGCTTCACCGTGGACCTCACCTATGGCCGAGGCACGGGCTACTCGTATGACCACCGCGAGCTGCGCCGTTTCTTGAGCCGCACGGGCAACGGGGACCGGGTGCTGGACGTGGCGTGCAACGTGGGAGGCCTCTTCGTCCACGCGGGGCGGCACGGGGCGAAGCACATCCTGGCCTTCGACGGCAACGCGGACGCGGCGGACCTGGCGCGGGAGAACGCGGAGGCCAACGGGCTGCTCGGCCGGGTGACGGTGGAACAGGGCGAGCCGCTGGCCGTGCTCCGGGCCCTCAAGGACTCCTTCGACCTGGTGCTGCTCGACACGCTGGGGGTGGCGTCCGAGGAGGACTTCATCGAACAGGTGCGGCTGGCCATCAGGCGCACCCGTCATGGAGGACGGCTGCTCGTGGTCGGATATCACCCACCGCTGGCGCTGGGCTCATTCACGGAGTGCGTGGCCACGGCCTGCGAGCAGGAGGCGCGCATCGCATTCCGGCTGGTACGGATGGGATTGCCGCCGGACCACCCCGCGCCGGTCGGCTCCCCGGGGGCCGAGTACCTGGAGGCGGTGGCGCTTGAGGTGAGCTGA
- a CDS encoding OB-fold nucleic acid binding domain-containing protein → MTTENESQAATSSTPEASVETVRKVYAADLREKDRVNTVFRVTKKEKVNARSGKVFLSLSLADKSGTVDARVFDKVDELEPAFQNGDYVLVQGSVIVFHGRTQVVVEAVERLDPEPLDPKEFEPPPAPPAEAKAESKSGEAKSGEAKAESKSGDAKAESKSSEAKSSDAKQVEGKPERHEGGGGPRAVGQIRELITERVNDPFVKQLLLAFLDDAQVSAALPVAPAAKGVHHAWRGGLAEHVLSVMRLTLRVSDHYPMADRDLLLAGAFLHDVMKGGDGASDKGFDTSDEGRLVGHAVLAAQKIREKTLGIPGFPPLLEQHLTHLAISQTGPSGAPGAKVPVTLEAQIVDTLSSLDARISSWVEAMQRDPNERWTDHLRAYERSLWKGFVPTGRGRAPVEGGRRKHREEKRKARADKGPPAQAGEGTAAPATQEARPERPPRPPREPRAERPPREDRPPREPRAERPPREERPPRDPKSLPGELTFKPFSALAPAPKSGGEGGGSSEG, encoded by the coding sequence ATGACAACCGAAAACGAGTCCCAGGCCGCGACCTCTTCCACCCCGGAGGCTTCCGTCGAGACCGTCCGCAAGGTGTACGCGGCGGACCTGCGCGAGAAGGACCGGGTCAACACCGTCTTCCGCGTCACCAAGAAGGAGAAGGTGAACGCGCGCAGCGGCAAGGTGTTCCTGTCGCTGTCCCTGGCCGACAAGAGCGGCACGGTGGACGCGCGCGTCTTCGACAAGGTGGACGAACTGGAGCCCGCCTTCCAGAACGGTGACTACGTCCTCGTGCAGGGCAGCGTCATCGTCTTCCACGGCCGCACCCAGGTCGTCGTGGAGGCCGTGGAGCGGCTGGATCCGGAGCCGCTCGACCCCAAGGAGTTCGAGCCGCCCCCCGCCCCGCCCGCCGAGGCGAAGGCCGAGTCCAAGTCCGGCGAAGCGAAGTCCGGCGAAGCCAAGGCCGAGTCCAAGTCTGGCGACGCGAAGGCCGAGTCCAAGTCCAGCGAAGCGAAGTCCAGCGACGCGAAGCAGGTGGAAGGCAAGCCCGAGCGCCACGAGGGCGGCGGTGGCCCGCGCGCGGTGGGGCAGATCCGCGAGCTCATCACCGAGCGCGTCAACGACCCGTTCGTGAAGCAGCTGCTCCTGGCGTTCCTGGATGACGCGCAGGTGTCCGCGGCGCTGCCGGTGGCTCCCGCAGCCAAGGGCGTGCACCACGCGTGGCGCGGCGGGCTGGCCGAGCACGTCCTGTCGGTGATGCGCCTGACCTTGCGCGTGTCGGACCACTACCCCATGGCGGACCGCGACCTGCTGCTGGCCGGCGCGTTCCTGCACGACGTGATGAAGGGCGGCGACGGGGCGTCCGACAAGGGCTTCGACACCTCCGACGAGGGCCGGCTGGTGGGCCACGCGGTGCTGGCCGCGCAGAAGATCCGCGAGAAGACCCTGGGCATCCCAGGCTTCCCGCCGCTCTTGGAGCAGCACCTGACGCACCTGGCGATCTCCCAGACGGGGCCGTCCGGCGCTCCCGGCGCGAAGGTGCCGGTGACGCTGGAGGCGCAGATCGTCGACACGCTCAGCTCGCTCGACGCGCGCATCTCCTCGTGGGTGGAGGCCATGCAGCGCGATCCGAACGAGCGCTGGACGGACCACCTGCGCGCGTACGAGCGCTCCCTCTGGAAGGGCTTCGTGCCCACCGGCCGCGGCCGGGCTCCGGTGGAGGGCGGCCGGCGCAAGCACCGCGAGGAGAAGCGCAAGGCGCGCGCCGACAAGGGCCCGCCCGCCCAGGCCGGGGAAGGCACCGCCGCCCCCGCGACCCAGGAGGCCCGTCCGGAGCGCCCGCCGCGGCCTCCGCGCGAGCCTCGTGCCGAGCGTCCTCCGCGCGAGGACCGGCCGCCGCGCGAGCCCCGCGCCGAGCGTCCGCCGCGCGAGGAGCGTCCGCCGCGCGACCCCAAGAGCCTGCCCGGCGAGCTGACCTTCAAGCCGTTCAGCGCGCTGGCGCCGGCTCCGAAGTCCGGTGGTGAGGGTGGTGGCTCCTCGGAGGGCTGA
- a CDS encoding HD domain-containing phosphohydrolase produces the protein MAKRLGERLIEAGLVTPGAVEQGLEHQKITGHKLGDCLVELGLLQEAALLRLLANEFQTRFVTADKLAKVRIDTKVLDKLPVRLAEAQNVLPLAIDPERKLLSVVAAEPQNKSLLDEIALVTGMSEVYAYIGLRSAISAAIRKHYYGDPTAFTTLLEGPSANNGPRRPDTPSNTHVGAEPGRGGSSAGRSSATSLSMRLETDARMRLQRGGSGTNVARVSTQRREPGGPRGLISDTDYVETLSLMVGLLEQDRPRHRGHSAQLARQAGIVGQRMGMPHKELAALSIAAYLHDLGKPAERHFSLASNAANPEWKAQAKACCRAPTKLFETVHLPAQVNTILAQLYEAWDGSGTPQGAKGEDITLGARILAAVDSFLELTKNPGNAFGRVFTKPQALEHLKKYAGVLYDPVVADIVGQLQSGALLVHRLASEGRQVLIAEPDEATRGELLEAVLKQELVAHALSTLDGALDGLSRQDCDVLVVSLRLGQQEVMDLLEAVRSMPESAGLPIAVVGEPDAQARERLLMAGATAVLSPSDKAEVARTVLSLFQDRVQHNGPGRVVRGSFDELPPKELLRTLGGGKKSGKLQLRSHTLEGSLHLERGRVVHAAFGGHAGEPALQALLKLKQADFVYDPDALLLDMPQLDQDLEALANALTPA, from the coding sequence ATGGCGAAGCGGCTGGGAGAGCGGTTGATTGAGGCCGGCCTCGTGACGCCGGGGGCCGTGGAGCAGGGTCTGGAGCACCAGAAGATCACCGGCCACAAGCTGGGGGACTGTCTGGTGGAGCTGGGCCTGCTCCAGGAGGCCGCGCTGCTGCGGCTTCTGGCCAACGAGTTCCAGACCCGCTTCGTCACCGCGGACAAGCTGGCCAAGGTCCGCATCGACACGAAGGTGTTGGACAAGCTGCCGGTGCGGCTGGCGGAAGCGCAGAACGTGCTCCCGCTGGCCATCGACCCGGAGCGCAAGCTGCTGTCGGTGGTGGCCGCCGAGCCGCAGAACAAGTCGCTGCTCGACGAGATCGCCCTCGTCACCGGCATGTCGGAGGTCTACGCGTACATCGGCCTGCGCAGCGCCATCTCCGCGGCCATCCGCAAGCACTACTACGGCGACCCCACGGCGTTCACCACGCTGCTGGAGGGCCCCTCCGCGAACAACGGTCCGCGCCGTCCGGACACGCCCTCCAACACGCACGTGGGCGCGGAGCCCGGGCGCGGCGGGAGCTCCGCCGGACGCAGCAGCGCCACCAGCCTGAGCATGCGGCTGGAGACGGACGCGCGGATGCGGCTGCAGCGCGGCGGCAGCGGCACCAACGTGGCGCGCGTCTCCACGCAGCGGCGCGAGCCGGGAGGCCCGCGCGGGCTCATCAGCGACACGGACTACGTGGAGACGCTGAGCCTGATGGTGGGCCTCCTGGAGCAGGACCGGCCCCGGCACCGGGGACACTCCGCGCAACTGGCGCGGCAGGCGGGCATCGTCGGCCAGCGCATGGGCATGCCCCACAAGGAGCTGGCTGCGCTGTCCATCGCGGCGTACCTGCACGACCTGGGCAAGCCTGCGGAGCGGCACTTCTCGCTGGCGAGCAACGCGGCCAACCCGGAGTGGAAGGCCCAGGCGAAGGCGTGCTGCCGCGCGCCCACGAAGCTCTTCGAGACGGTGCACCTGCCCGCGCAGGTGAACACCATCCTCGCGCAGCTGTACGAGGCCTGGGACGGCTCCGGCACGCCCCAGGGCGCCAAGGGCGAGGACATCACCCTGGGCGCGCGCATCCTGGCGGCGGTGGACAGCTTCCTGGAGCTGACCAAGAACCCGGGCAATGCGTTCGGCCGCGTCTTCACCAAGCCGCAGGCGCTGGAGCACCTGAAGAAGTACGCGGGCGTGCTCTACGACCCCGTGGTGGCGGACATCGTCGGGCAGTTGCAGAGCGGCGCGCTCCTGGTGCACCGGCTGGCCAGCGAGGGCCGCCAGGTGCTCATCGCGGAGCCGGACGAGGCCACGCGCGGCGAGTTGCTGGAGGCGGTGCTCAAGCAGGAGCTGGTGGCGCACGCGCTGTCCACGCTGGACGGCGCGCTGGACGGCCTGTCGCGGCAGGACTGCGACGTGCTGGTGGTGAGCCTGCGGCTGGGCCAGCAGGAGGTCATGGACCTGCTGGAGGCCGTGCGCTCCATGCCGGAGAGCGCGGGCCTGCCCATCGCCGTGGTGGGTGAGCCGGATGCCCAGGCGCGCGAGCGGCTGCTGATGGCGGGCGCGACGGCGGTGCTCTCCCCGAGCGACAAGGCGGAGGTCGCCCGCACGGTGCTGTCCCTCTTCCAGGACCGCGTGCAGCACAACGGCCCGGGCCGGGTGGTGCGCGGCAGCTTCGACGAGCTGCCCCCGAAGGAGCTCTTGCGCACGCTGGGTGGCGGCAAGAAGAGCGGGAAGCTCCAGCTGCGCAGCCACACGCTGGAGGGCTCGCTGCACCTGGAGCGCGGCCGCGTGGTGCACGCGGCGTTCGGCGGCCACGCGGGCGAACCCGCGCTGCAGGCCCTGCTGAAGCTGAAGCAGGCGGACTTCGTCTACGACCCGGACGCGCTGCTCCTGGACATGCCGCAGTTGGACCAGGACCTGGAGGCCCTGGCCAACGCGCTCACGCCAGCGTGA
- the metG gene encoding methionine--tRNA ligase gives MAERILVTSALPYANGAVHLGHAVEYIQTDIYVRFLRSCGQDVVYFCADDTHGTPIEINAAKQGIPPEQFVARFHDEHQRDFRDFDIRFDYFHSTNSPENRHYAELIYGRLKDAGDIDRRDIEQTYCEKDKRFLPDRFIRGTCPNCRATDQYGDACEKCGKTYNPTDLIDPKCALCGTPPVRRNSVHLFFKLSRHADFLQEVLKRPGFIHPGLAAQLQGFFEKGLADWDISRDGPYFGFAIPGETDKFFYVWLDAPIGYIATTEKWAKESGRVPDALAYWGKDAPTRIVHFIGKDIVYFHALFWPAVLNVAGFHIPNEIKVHGHLTVNGEKMSKSRGTMVAARDYLDLLDPSYLRYFYAANLGAGVEDLDLNLKDFRLRVNGELVNNVGNLANRALSLLAGPLEKKLAPGRAEGAGRKLVEDALARVPEVREAFEKLEYRNAIRVITEIASTANAFLQTAAPWALVKKDAEAARADLSDAADVAYLLGALLAPVTPRVSEKLFAQLGAEPLTFQALATAKYPLLDRTRPLGTPEPLLPRLEEERVNAIIKVPAGTPAAEPVKAGGKDKKTEKKPVEAKTPEAAPTTQASPGAGAAEGAPAADIEYADFAKVVLKAGRIVAAEKVKGADKLLKLDVDLGEGTPRTIVSGIAEAYAPEAVAGRRVVVVANLKPRKLKGIESRGMLLTAGSGGKDLSLLDPGDVPPGAEVK, from the coding sequence ATGGCGGAGAGAATCCTCGTCACCAGCGCCCTTCCGTACGCGAACGGCGCCGTCCACCTCGGCCACGCCGTCGAGTACATCCAGACGGACATTTACGTCCGCTTCCTGCGCTCGTGCGGCCAGGACGTCGTCTATTTCTGCGCGGACGACACGCACGGCACGCCCATCGAAATCAACGCCGCGAAGCAGGGCATCCCGCCGGAGCAGTTCGTCGCGCGCTTCCACGACGAGCACCAGCGCGACTTCCGCGACTTCGACATCCGCTTCGACTACTTCCACTCCACCAACTCGCCGGAGAACCGCCACTACGCGGAGCTCATCTACGGGCGCTTGAAGGACGCGGGCGACATCGACCGCCGCGACATCGAGCAGACCTACTGCGAGAAGGACAAGCGCTTCCTGCCGGACCGCTTCATCCGGGGCACCTGTCCCAACTGCAGGGCCACGGACCAGTACGGCGACGCCTGTGAGAAGTGCGGCAAGACGTACAACCCCACGGACCTCATCGACCCGAAGTGCGCGCTGTGTGGCACGCCGCCGGTGCGCCGCAACTCCGTCCACCTGTTCTTCAAGCTGTCGCGGCACGCGGACTTCCTCCAGGAAGTGCTCAAGCGCCCCGGCTTCATCCACCCGGGCCTGGCCGCCCAGCTCCAGGGTTTCTTCGAGAAGGGCCTGGCGGACTGGGACATCAGCCGCGACGGGCCGTACTTCGGCTTCGCGATCCCCGGTGAGACGGACAAGTTCTTCTACGTCTGGCTGGACGCGCCCATCGGGTACATCGCCACGACGGAGAAGTGGGCGAAGGAGTCGGGCCGCGTCCCGGACGCGCTCGCGTACTGGGGCAAGGACGCGCCCACGCGCATCGTCCACTTCATCGGCAAGGACATCGTCTACTTCCACGCGCTGTTCTGGCCCGCGGTGCTGAACGTCGCGGGGTTCCACATCCCCAACGAGATCAAGGTGCACGGGCACCTGACCGTGAACGGGGAGAAGATGAGCAAGAGCCGCGGCACCATGGTGGCCGCGCGTGACTACCTGGACCTGCTGGACCCCAGCTACCTGCGCTACTTCTACGCGGCCAACCTGGGCGCGGGCGTGGAGGACCTGGACCTCAACCTGAAGGACTTCCGCCTCCGGGTGAACGGCGAGCTCGTCAACAACGTGGGCAACCTGGCCAACCGCGCGCTGTCGCTGCTGGCCGGGCCGCTGGAGAAGAAGCTCGCGCCGGGCCGCGCGGAAGGGGCGGGGCGCAAGCTGGTGGAGGACGCGCTGGCGCGCGTGCCGGAGGTTCGCGAGGCGTTCGAGAAGCTGGAGTACCGCAACGCCATCCGGGTCATCACGGAGATCGCCTCCACCGCGAACGCGTTCCTGCAGACGGCGGCGCCGTGGGCGCTGGTGAAGAAGGACGCGGAGGCCGCGCGCGCGGACCTGTCGGACGCGGCGGACGTGGCGTACCTCTTGGGCGCGCTGCTGGCGCCAGTGACGCCGCGCGTGTCGGAGAAGCTGTTCGCGCAGCTGGGGGCGGAGCCGCTGACGTTCCAGGCGCTCGCCACCGCGAAGTACCCGCTGCTCGACCGCACCCGTCCGCTGGGCACGCCGGAGCCGCTGTTGCCCCGGCTGGAGGAGGAGCGCGTCAACGCCATCATCAAGGTCCCCGCGGGGACGCCGGCCGCCGAGCCCGTGAAGGCAGGCGGCAAGGACAAGAAGACGGAGAAGAAGCCCGTGGAAGCGAAGACTCCCGAAGCGGCGCCCACCACGCAGGCGTCCCCTGGCGCGGGGGCGGCGGAAGGCGCGCCCGCGGCCGACATCGAGTACGCGGACTTCGCCAAGGTGGTGCTGAAGGCGGGGCGCATCGTGGCCGCGGAGAAGGTGAAGGGCGCGGACAAGCTGCTCAAGCTGGACGTGGACCTGGGCGAGGGCACGCCGCGCACCATCGTGTCCGGCATCGCGGAGGCGTACGCGCCGGAGGCGGTGGCGGGCCGACGCGTGGTGGTGGTGGCGAACCTGAAGCCGCGCAAGCTCAAGGGCATCGAGTCGCGCGGCATGCTGCTGACGGCGGGCTCGGGCGGCAAGGACCTGTCCCTGCTGGATCCGGGTGATGTGCCGCCCGGCGCCGAAGTGAAGTAA
- a CDS encoding HEAT repeat domain-containing protein has protein sequence MADWRAERDRALLTLEREKRPASRAEAADLLFQIASEEPAHAAEFTDVLVRLLADAQPEVRRSGVSLASVILPPEQLPDMLLPRLRDEDTRVRLEATGRLADLALPHARGALAGMLEDPTPEVRFEAARGIAALKHPAGLDILVAALDVDTLRFRALGALAELEDTRALPAVKRLFGKWLLPAFDKTQAAGVLLKLGDPEGADWLMQRTRKKWSADRALAVELCGELKVPGALERLKDILADVKDPCRGAAARGLGRLGDARALPWLLAVLEDRSAPEDDRLDAADGVWRLGVAEGVERLRAAVPTFASEEARTELEELFQEKP, from the coding sequence GTGGCGGACTGGCGTGCCGAGCGGGACCGCGCCCTGTTGACCCTGGAGCGGGAGAAGCGGCCGGCGAGCCGGGCCGAGGCGGCGGACCTGCTGTTCCAGATCGCGTCCGAGGAGCCCGCGCACGCGGCGGAGTTCACGGACGTGCTCGTGCGCCTGCTCGCGGATGCGCAGCCGGAGGTGCGCCGCTCGGGCGTGAGCCTGGCGTCCGTCATCCTGCCGCCGGAGCAACTCCCGGACATGCTCCTGCCGCGCTTGCGCGACGAGGACACCCGCGTGCGGCTGGAGGCCACCGGACGGCTGGCGGACCTGGCGCTGCCGCACGCGCGCGGCGCCCTGGCCGGAATGCTGGAGGACCCCACGCCCGAGGTCCGCTTCGAGGCCGCGCGAGGCATCGCCGCCCTCAAGCACCCCGCCGGCCTGGACATCCTCGTGGCCGCGCTGGACGTGGACACGCTGCGCTTCCGGGCGCTGGGCGCGCTGGCGGAGCTGGAGGACACGCGCGCGCTGCCAGCCGTGAAGCGCCTCTTCGGCAAGTGGCTGCTGCCCGCGTTCGACAAGACGCAGGCCGCGGGCGTGCTGCTGAAGCTGGGCGACCCGGAGGGCGCGGACTGGCTGATGCAGCGCACGCGCAAGAAGTGGAGCGCGGACCGGGCGCTCGCGGTGGAGCTGTGCGGTGAGTTGAAGGTCCCGGGCGCGTTGGAGCGCTTGAAGGACATCCTCGCGGACGTGAAGGACCCGTGCCGGGGCGCCGCCGCGCGCGGCCTGGGCCGGCTGGGGGATGCCCGGGCGCTGCCCTGGCTGCTCGCCGTGTTGGAAGACCGGAGCGCGCCGGAGGACGACCGGCTGGACGCGGCGGACGGCGTGTGGCGTCTGGGCGTGGCGGAGGGCGTGGAGCGCCTGCGCGCCGCAGTGCCCACCTTCGCCTCGGAAGAGGCGCGGACGGAGCTGGAAGAGCTGTTTCAGGAGAAGCCATGA
- a CDS encoding TatD family hydrolase: MKLVDAHCHLEPKDYADVAPVLERARAAGLVHAVLVGQFESPGDWGNALEIAARHPDFLSPTLGIHPHAAARATEADFEMLERTCARPELRAVGEAGLDYYYDHSPREIQATVFRRQCALAMRLSKPLVVHVRDAHDDCEAALAAEDVTSGVIHCFTGDTAAARKYLDRGFFLSLSGVVTYKKTEALQDAVRFAPLERLMVETDSPYLAPVPHRGRKNEPAHVLETAKKVAELKGVSLEEVARVTTANAARLFNLTLA; this comes from the coding sequence ATGAAACTGGTTGATGCGCACTGCCACCTGGAGCCGAAGGACTACGCGGACGTGGCGCCGGTGCTGGAGCGCGCCCGCGCGGCGGGGCTGGTGCACGCGGTGCTGGTGGGGCAGTTCGAAAGCCCAGGTGACTGGGGCAACGCGCTGGAGATCGCCGCCCGGCACCCGGACTTCCTGTCGCCCACGCTGGGCATCCACCCGCACGCGGCCGCCCGCGCCACCGAAGCGGACTTCGAGATGCTGGAGCGCACCTGCGCCCGTCCGGAACTGCGCGCCGTGGGGGAGGCCGGGCTGGACTACTACTACGACCACTCGCCGCGCGAGATCCAGGCCACCGTCTTCCGGCGGCAGTGTGCGCTCGCGATGCGCCTGTCCAAGCCGCTGGTGGTGCACGTGCGCGACGCGCATGACGACTGTGAAGCAGCCCTGGCCGCCGAGGACGTCACGAGCGGCGTCATCCACTGCTTCACCGGTGACACGGCCGCCGCGCGCAAGTACCTGGACCGGGGTTTCTTCCTGTCGCTGTCCGGCGTCGTCACCTACAAGAAGACGGAGGCCCTCCAGGACGCGGTGCGCTTCGCGCCGCTGGAGCGCCTGATGGTGGAGACGGACAGCCCGTACCTCGCGCCGGTGCCGCACCGGGGCCGCAAGAACGAGCCCGCGCACGTGCTGGAGACGGCGAAGAAGGTCGCGGAGCTGAAGGGCGTGTCGCTGGAAGAGGTGGCCCGCGTCACCACGGCGAACGCGGCCCGCCTCTTCAACCTCACGCTGGCGTGA
- a CDS encoding diacylglycerol kinase family protein, producing MTVPASPRPQFPSRRSNGLFASFGHAWAGLIHTVAWQRNMRIHLISGVLVGLVGSGIPLGLAEKVTLIFCVLLIFFAEILNSALEQLVDLAVQQFDEKARLTKDAAAAGVLVLAGGTVVIFAAILINYWETVRTSTDAIFRQVALGLPLAGCATVLVLPQPRPASVDVLAFLLAMGLLALTAPTSASLVFTALTAALLVIAAAAARERRRHPQP from the coding sequence ATGACCGTTCCTGCATCCCCCCGTCCCCAGTTTCCCTCCCGCCGCAGCAACGGCCTGTTCGCTTCATTCGGACATGCGTGGGCAGGGCTCATCCACACCGTGGCCTGGCAGCGCAACATGCGAATCCACCTCATCTCCGGCGTGCTGGTGGGGCTGGTGGGCAGCGGCATCCCGCTGGGGCTCGCGGAGAAGGTCACGCTCATCTTCTGCGTGCTGCTCATCTTCTTCGCGGAGATCCTCAACAGCGCGCTGGAGCAGCTGGTGGACCTGGCCGTGCAGCAGTTCGACGAGAAGGCCCGGCTCACCAAGGACGCGGCGGCCGCGGGCGTGCTCGTGCTCGCGGGCGGCACGGTCGTGATTTTCGCCGCCATCCTGATCAACTACTGGGAGACGGTGCGCACCAGCACGGACGCCATCTTCCGGCAGGTCGCGCTGGGGCTGCCGCTGGCCGGCTGCGCCACGGTGCTCGTGCTGCCGCAGCCGAGGCCCGCCAGCGTGGACGTGCTCGCGTTCCTCCTGGCCATGGGGCTGCTCGCGTTGACGGCGCCCACGTCCGCGAGCCTCGTCTTCACCGCGCTCACCGCCGCGCTGCTCGTCATCGCCGCCGCGGCGGCCCGCGAGCGCCGCCGTCACCCCCAGCCTTGA